The sequence ACTCTCAGTTGTCCGGAGCAGCTTCAGCACCACCCAGGTGTTTAGGTCATCTCGGCGGGACCACCTTAAAAGATATAGACGCCAGTGAACCACTAGGAGCTGGTGTCCGGCTGTAACTGTGTTTTAAGGTGGACTGGCATCTTCCTCGTCTGCTCTGAGTTATCGTGGACGTGCGGCTGCTTTAAGGCTCTGATTCTCCACCGCCACTTGTCGCGATAAAATGCGACGAAAACACCGCGAGAACACGGCGGAGTCACAACTCGCTCTCTCATTGGTCAAGTGCCCTTGTTGTAAGATGGCGCCCAGCGAAATATGAGTGGctttcaaaaaagaaaactacacTTCGCCATCTAACTATAATTCACAAGAAATAAAGAATAAGGCGGCCGCAGAGACGCAGCTCCGGCACTTCGCTTCCCTGCGGCTCGGAAGAGGCGCGCTGGTTCGCGGGCTGAGAGGCGCGGCTGGGGGCGGTTCGATCCTCGGCCCGGCTGAGGAAAAGAGGTAGCTAACGCGCCTGCTAACCTTAGCATGCTAGCTGCGAGGATAACACAAATACAGTCGCGCTAGCCTCGGAGGGTAACGCAGCTTTGTGTTGCTCTCAGCTCACGCACCATGTGTTACCAAGTGGAGACACTGTCACGCATTGACATGCTGCATTAGTGTCAGCTGCTCTACACTGTTGTGATGGATTTTGCCCGCACAAAACACGCGGCTAGTTAGCCTTGTACCTGGCTTAACTAGCGCGTTGtgtcatcagctgtttgatcaGCTTCTCTTGACCCACTGCACCGTATTCATAGTGAAAACTGGCGTGTGTTCGATTGCGCTGCAGTGTCCACCAGCGCTATGAACACTGCGTCGGATTTGGAAAGTGACCGCGCTTTTGTCCCAGCTCCTATACCCTCAGTCAGAATTAACCCCTTCGTACTAGCATCTGTTAGTTGAAAGTTGACGTTGGGCTTGTGTGTGGGACTGTAAACACGCAGAAGTGTCAACTGATGCCCTCtgtatttttcactttcatttgtaATTCATGAACTTTGCATCTGCGCTTTGTTTTGATTGGGTGTTTACAAACAGGTTTTCAAATCGAATATTTTTGGGGTCCCATTGGGAATTTCTTAATGGGCCAAAGTGCTATACAGCATCTGCGGATCAGCACATTGtgtaacaaacaacaaaaacaccacACAAGGACATTTCATCTAAGACCCAGAATAAtaatgcagaataaaagtgagATGAATATTGTACCTGCCCTAAAATCACATACAATTATAAAACACTACAAGGATGTAACACACAAAAGCTGAAAGACCTAAGATGGCATTAAAACCTAAAGACCAGTGCAAAATGTGCCAGATTTTGTACATAATGCACAAGAGCAttatacacatttttacaacagtTCTACATAAATTATCATTTCCGCAGGTTCCCCATTGCAGAGGAGGCCACTTTAAGCAGCAATGAATAACTCCCTGGATGGTGCCGGCTCCTACGAGGAGCTTGTGAGGCAGAAAGCACGGAGCATCCCTCAGCATCGCATGAAGGAGTTCCTGGAGTCCTTGGCCAGCAAGGGTCCAGATGCTCTGCAGGAGTTCAGCCAGTCAAGCGGGGacccaacaacaaccaccaccaccaccactatggTCTACCAGCAAGAGGCTAATTGCATCTACACAGACAGCACAGAGGTGGCAGGGTCATTGCTGGAACTGGCCTGCCCGGTAAATCAATATGTTCTAAATTGTTAAGAAACAGTTTTTGAAAAGGCTCTGTTCTTGAAATTAGTTTCTTTGACAGACACTGTCTTACAATGCAGGTTCAGGTGCAGgtccagccacagcagcagcagatacagATACAAGAGTCTCAGCAACAATCTGTTCAGCAGAATGCAGAACAACAGATAGTGCAGGTTTGTTTTAATGCACCTTAATGTTGTTTGTCACTTATTCCTTATCCAATATATTGTTGTTCAACTTCATGTTGGCCTCTATTTTCAGGTGCAAATCCAGGGCCATCAACAAGGTCAGATGCTGGGTCAAGTCCTCCAATTGCCCTCTGGTTCACATCAACAGCTACAGGGTGTGACTACTGCACAGCTGATTCAGCCTGGGGATCtcacagaggagcagcaccAACAAGTATACctctgcacagacatgcacaacaAAATTGCACTGTTAATTTGTCACCAGTTACCAGTTATCCTTTCCCTCCCATTTGTCGTAGCTGCAAGCCCAGTTGGTGGCAGCTGTTGCAGGAGGACAGCAGATCCAAATCCAGACAGTGGGGGCCCTTTCTCCCACACAACAGCAGGACAATGCAGAGAGAAGGGTACTGGGAACTACAGTTGCCACATCCCAGGGAGCAGGTGTCCTCCAGCCAGCCAAGAAGCGTAAGGTGGACATGCCCATCACTGTGTCCTATGCCCTGCCTGGTCAGCAGGTAGCCACAGTCCTGGCTATCCCTCAAGGACAGGGTCAGCAGCAAAGTTATGTGTCACTGCGGCCGGACCTCCTAACAGTGGACAGCTCACATCTTTATAGTGCCACAGGCACAATCACCAGTCCTACAGGTGAGACTTGGACAATCCCTGTGTACTCTGCTCCTGCTGGGTCTGGAGGCCGGGAGCAGGTAACACACATTGCCATCCCCCAGGAGGCTTATGGAACAGTGCAGGTTTCAGGGGCAAACACTACAACAATGACCACAATGCCAACACATGTCACTGTTGAAAGTGACAAGCTGAAAATCCCTGTCAGTCAGAGTCAGACAGTGCAGGCTGTTTCTAGTATAACAAGCTCTGGAGGAATGGGGGGTCAGGAAGAAGTTGTGCACACACTAGCTGCAAACACGCTGTTCCCTgcccagctgatgaatggaaacATTCACATCCCAGTGTCTGTACAGGGTTATTCCAATGCTACACAGTCCCTCATCTGGGACCCACAGCAGCAGGTGTTGCACACGCAGGGTCTGTCAGCGCAGGAAGCACAGCAGCTACAGGTAATAGCATTTGTTGAACCATTTggtctttatatatatctacCAGTAGACATGTATATCTTTATTGCACTTGTTAATCATGTTATTTGTGTAGTTGCAGGGTCAGACGGTGGTAGCAGAGGTAGATGGCCAACAGCAAGTGCAGGTGCAGGAGCTCCTGTTGCCAGCCACGCTGAAGCCTGAAGAGGGGCTAGAAGTATGGCGGCTTTGGGCTCAACGAAAAAATGTAGAGCTTGATAAATCAGACAGTACTAAACTGGCCCCAATTGGCCGTAAGTGCATACACAGTGTTTATTAGAgtgtcaaaataataatttatgttCTGGTGTCTCACATGTCAATGCGatcactgatgtgtgtgtgtgtgtgtattttaggaCGTCAGGCACTACGTTTCCAGGAAGACCTGGTGTCAAGTGCAGTCGCTGAGCTCTGCATGGGTCTCTCTATGATGACAACAGATGCTCGGGGACTGGAAGGGGAGACTTTTGAGTCTGATGTTCTCTACTATGTATTTCTGTGCATTCAAAAGGTAAGTTCACTATCCTCGCAAACAAAACATACTTACTGTTGGTTGTGGTGTAGAAACATTGTTTAACTGACGCTTTGCTTGTGTGTTCTCTTTCCAGTATCTGTTCGATAATGGCCGTGTGGATGACGTTTTCTCGGATCAGTACTACACCCGCTTCGCTCACAGTCTGCATCAGATCCTGGAGCCTTGGAGACCATCCGTTCATCCGCTAGGTgagaaaaaagattttaatcaaaTAGGAGATTCAAGTTTTTAGGACATTTTCACCAAGGTCTCAGACttaatttgtttgaggttttgttTGGTAATAATCCTGGTTAGGAAAGGACCATTTTCAAAGCTTTTTAAATACTACTTAAACCATGTCCAAAATATCAACAGCCTTGGTCTGCACTAAGCTTTGTTGCACTCTAAAAATTCAAGTAATTGATGCGTCTCCTCAGCTTGAAATGTTGTAAAGAAATGGCAGGTAAAAGAGATAAGAGATGGACAAAGAAAAGAGCATCTTTCCTGCTGTTAAAATTTGGTCTGATGCAGCTCTATAGAAAATATTCTCAATACTGGTCTTCAGTTTTTATACCTGCTAATCTGTTCTGCATAGGTCTATGTGTTCTTAAACTGACCAATGGAACACACGGTTTTAAAGGAGGGAGGCTTGTACTGGCCTTTCTGGTCAACCACAATCAAGTTACTTAATATATATTGACATTGTGGACAAATGCAAGAGGATGTGTGTTTCCTTGTAACTAATATATTCTGTGTTGCTTGCCCAGTTTCATAAACTGCCTGTTCTTCATCAGCTGCTCTTAACCTCATACCAGGTTACATTATACCCAGTCATGTGACGGAGGAGATGCTATGGGAATGTAAACAGCTGGGAGCTCATTCACCCTCAACACTGCTCACAACTCTTATGTTCTTCAACACAAAGTGAGTTACACTGTGCTCCCACATGTGGCAGTTTCTTCTGTCATCACACAAGAAGGATATTTATAAAGCTGTGCACAGTATTGTCATTATATACTTCTGGACATAAGAGCACATCATTATCTTTTCATCTATACAGCAACATAACACTAGCATGTTCATTTACAGACATGCAGAAATGCACATACTTGGCACCTCAAGTCCCCTTTATCGTGAACAAATCATTTCCAACTCACATATCTGCCAAAAAGTCTACAAAAGGCATTACTATAATTACTCTGTATCACCCCTCTGAAGCTATATATCACTGACTAATGACACTACTGACCCTGACTTCTTCTCAGGTATTTTCACCTAAAGACAGTGGATCAGCATCTAAAAGTGGCCTTTTCTAAGGTGCTCCGGCACACCAGAAAAAGTCCCAACAACCCCAAAGACAAGAGCACCAGCATCCGGTACCTCAAGTCGACAGAGAGGTTCATAGGACAGAAAGGTAACAACATACATGGATTAGATGTGTGCTGGGTTGTCTGAGAGAGAAACCACATATTAAAGATAATGAATAATTTTCCTAAtgaatgttattttttgttctTGTTCAGTGACAGATGACATGTActcggagcagctggaggacccAGATAACCCACTGCGCTGCCCCATCAAACTCTACGATTTCTACCTCTTCAAATGGTAAATATCAAACATGATTAAACGATTGTCAAGTGTCTTTATTAAGTAGATACAGTctttttgtcataaaagcatTAATTCAGCTAGTGTGAAATAGAATCAACAAttggtaagaaaaaaaaaagatctttgCTACCATGTAGTCACTCtaccttgctgctgctgcctttgaataaatcattttttattgaCATGCAAGGTGGAGAACATGTGCAGTTGATGTTCAAGCAGCTAAACTTGTAGAGGGCACTGTTGCTAGGCAACTGACAAAACATGGTTGccttataatatatttttttctcctcaaaaaccttgatattttttttgtatgcgTGTGTTAACATTATGTCAAGGAATAAAGACAAATAATCTTTCTGGCCTTTGCTGCCTTGACAAATATGCAGCATCTTTCACAACTGGTGAATATGGAAAACATTTCTGCtggagaaaaaagacaaaaagaaaaaaacacagatgggGTTGTTCATATCAGTGATCGACTCCACAATTATAAGATTTATTTTAAGACCACAGCTTTCACTGGTTTGTTGTGTAAAATTTTACAACCTAAATGTTAAGATCTCAACACATTTGTAAGGAACACCTGTAATGTCTTGTGATCAAATCCAACAGGTCCGCCTTGAACTCTCTTTCATAACTCATCAATTGAATTTTCTAAAGGTTAAGACTAAATTATGTTTATTACTAAAGGCATAATTAAAAGTGGTGTTGTGCTAGACTTGATCATACGTAAGGTTTCCTTTATGATTTTTTTGGGGGCCTTTTCATTTGCATACATGTGGAAGGCAGATTATTTGAAGATAATAAATATCTGAATACTTACCTGAATATAATACAGCCCAGGATCATACCAACACTATGACATCCCTGCTAAAACATGTATTTCAATCCATACCTCCATGAACATGTCAAAAAAACATTATAGACGTCCAACAGACATACCTAATTGAATGGGCACTCGGTCTATATGATGCAGTAATGATTAATAACAATGCAGAGTAAAGTTTTCCACTAACTCTTATCTGCTGTCTCCAGCATTAAACAGACATAAGAtgttttacataaaagaacGCTTCCTAATTCAGTTCCTTCACAAAGTATTAAATATCTGTTTTGCAGGCAGAGACAAGGTGAAACTGTAACCTCATCCTCTGATTAATAGGCTCATCCTAGAAGTGTCCTCACGTTGTGTTCTATCTGCTCTCCTGTCAGTCCACAGAGTGCTAAAGGTCGCAACGACACCTTCTACCTGACTCCAGAGCCTGTGGTGGCTCCCAACAGCCCCATCTGGTACTCCACCCAGCCAATCTCGAAAGAACAGCTGGAGCAGATGCTCGCCCGTATCCTCGTCATCCGCGATATCCAGGAAGCCATTAACATGTCAGAGAGCATGCACTAGTGTGACTGGAGGAGAACTGTAAACGGACTCTGACTCTTCCTCTTCACCCAGCCTTTGACTGCTAATCGAGTAGTTTTCTATTCTCTCACACCCTCTTGTGGTCTGTAAGGGTGGCATGTAATTGTTTATATACATTCAGTGTCCGCATATCTTAAACACGGACTGTACATACACATACCAACATTATAGAAAATTTGTCGTACGGAGGCAATCGCTCACTCTTTTCCCTTTGTTTTGGCCAAAGGAAAGGGCGTCTAATCATTGGACCTGAACtctaatttaaatgtaattttaactCTTGGCTCGACTCACCAATAGTCCGGAACAACTCATTTGTGTGAACTTTCTTTGTATTTCACTTGTCTGTCTTGAGCTGAGGTCGCACGAAGCGGCAGCACTGCAGCTCATCGGGACTTCACTGTTAAGGACTCTTACTACACAGTGTCATGAACTTGACCTGCAGCTACTAGCTCTTGCCGCAT comes from Pleuronectes platessa chromosome 6, fPlePla1.1, whole genome shotgun sequence and encodes:
- the LOC128442158 gene encoding transcriptional regulator QRICH1 isoform X4 translates to MNNSLDGAGSYEELVRQKARSIPQHRMKEFLESLASKGPDALQEFSQSSGDPTTTTTTTTMVYQQEANCIYTDSTEVAGSLLELACPVQVQVQPQQQQIQIQESQQQSVQQNAEQQIVQVQIQGHQQGQMLGQVLQLPSGSHQQLQGVTTAQLIQPGDLTEEQHQQLQAQLVAAVAGGQQIQIQTVGALSPTQQQDNAERRVLGTTVATSQGAGVLQPAKKRKVDMPITVSYALPGQQVATVLAIPQGQGQQQSYVSLRPDLLTVDSSHLYSATGTITSPTGETWTIPVYSAPAGSGGREQVTHIAIPQEAYGTVQVSGANTTTMTTMPTHVTVESDKLKIPVSQSQTVQAVSSITSSGGMGGQEEVVHTLAANTLFPAQLMNGNIHIPVSVQGYSNATQSLIWDPQQQVLHTQGLSAQEAQQLQGQTVVAEVDGQQQVQVQELLLPATLKPEEGLEVWRLWAQRKNVELDKSDSTKLAPIGRRQALRFQEDLVSSAVAELCMGLSMMTTDARGLEGETFESDVLYYVFLCIQKYLFDNGRVDDVFSDQYYTRFAHSLHQILEPWRPSVHPLGYIIPSHVTEEMLWECKQLGAHSPSTLLTTLMFFNTKYFHLKTVDQHLKVAFSKVLRHTRKSPNNPKDKSTSIRYLKSTERFIGQKVTDDMYSEQLEDPDNPLRCPIKLYDFYLFKCPQSAKGRNDTFYLTPEPVVAPNSPIWYSTQPISKEQLEQMLARILVIRDIQEAINMSESMH
- the LOC128442158 gene encoding transcriptional regulator QRICH1 isoform X3, with translation MNNSLDGAGSYEELVRQKARSIPQHRMKEFLESLASKGPDALQEFSQSSGDPTTTTTTTTMVYQQEANCIYTDSTEVAGSLLELACPVQVQVQPQQQQIQIQESQQQSVQQNAEQQIVQVQIQGHQQGQMLGQVLQLPSGSHQQLQGVTTAQLIQPGDLTEEQHQQLQAQLVAAVAGGQQIQIQTVGALSPTQQQDNAERRVLGTTVATSQGAGVLQPAKKRKVDMPITVSYALPGQQVATVLAIPQGQGQQQSYVSLRPDLLTVDSSHLYSATGTITSPTGETWTIPVYSAPAGSGGREQVTHIAIPQEAYGTVQVSGANTTTMTTMPTHVTVESDKLKIPVSQSQTVQAVSSITSSGGMGGQEEVVHTLAANTLFPAQLMNGNIHIPVSVQGYSNATQSLIWDPQQQVLHTQGLSAQEAQQLQLQGQTVVAEVDGQQQVQVQELLLPATLKPEEGLEVWRLWAQRKNVELDKSDSTKLAPIGRRQALRFQEDLVSSAVAELCMGLSMMTTDARGLEGETFESDVLYYVFLCIQKYLFDNGRVDDVFSDQYYTRFAHSLHQILEPWRPSVHPLGYIIPSHVTEEMLWECKQLGAHSPSTLLTTLMFFNTKYFHLKTVDQHLKVAFSKVLRHTRKSPNNPKDKSTSIRYLKSTERFIGQKVTDDMYSEQLEDPDNPLRCPIKLYDFYLFKCPQSAKGRNDTFYLTPEPVVAPNSPIWYSTQPISKEQLEQMLARILVIRDIQEAINMSESMH
- the LOC128442158 gene encoding transcriptional regulator QRICH1 isoform X1; its protein translation is MNNSLDGAGSYEELVRQKARSIPQHRMKEFLESLASKGPDALQEFSQSSGDPTTTTTTTTMVYQQEANCIYTDSTEVAGSLLELACPVQVQVQPQQQQIQIQESQQQSVQQNAEQQIVQVQIQGHQQGQMLGQVLQLPSGSHQQLQGVTTAQLIQPGDLTEEQHQQLQAQLVAAVAGGQQIQIQTVGALSPTQQQDNAERRVLGTTVATSQGAGVLQPAKKRKVDMPITVSYALPGQQVATVLAIPQGQGQQQSYVSLRPDLLTVDSSHLYSATGTITSPTGETWTIPVYSAPAGSGGREQVTHIAIPQEAYGTVQVSGANTTTMTTMPTHVTVESDKLKIPVSQSQTVQAVSSITSSGGMGGQEEVVHTLAANTLFPAQLMNGNIHIPVSVQGYSNATQSLIWDPQQQVLHTQGLSAQEAQQLQLQGQTVVAEVDGQQQVQVQELLLPATLKPEEGLEVWRLWAQRKNVELDKSDSTKLAPIGRRQALRFQEDLVSSAVAELCMGLSMMTTDARGLEGETFESDVLYYVFLCIQKYLFDNGRVDDVFSDQYYTRFAHSLHQILEPWRPSVHPLAALNLIPGYIIPSHVTEEMLWECKQLGAHSPSTLLTTLMFFNTKYFHLKTVDQHLKVAFSKVLRHTRKSPNNPKDKSTSIRYLKSTERFIGQKVTDDMYSEQLEDPDNPLRCPIKLYDFYLFKCPQSAKGRNDTFYLTPEPVVAPNSPIWYSTQPISKEQLEQMLARILVIRDIQEAINMSESMH
- the LOC128442158 gene encoding transcriptional regulator QRICH1 isoform X2, which produces MNNSLDGAGSYEELVRQKARSIPQHRMKEFLESLASKGPDALQEFSQSSGDPTTTTTTTTMVYQQEANCIYTDSTEVAGSLLELACPVQVQVQPQQQQIQIQESQQQSVQQNAEQQIVQVQIQGHQQGQMLGQVLQLPSGSHQQLQGVTTAQLIQPGDLTEEQHQQLQAQLVAAVAGGQQIQIQTVGALSPTQQQDNAERRVLGTTVATSQGAGVLQPAKKRKVDMPITVSYALPGQQVATVLAIPQGQGQQQSYVSLRPDLLTVDSSHLYSATGTITSPTGETWTIPVYSAPAGSGGREQVTHIAIPQEAYGTVQVSGANTTTMTTMPTHVTVESDKLKIPVSQSQTVQAVSSITSSGGMGGQEEVVHTLAANTLFPAQLMNGNIHIPVSVQGYSNATQSLIWDPQQQVLHTQGLSAQEAQQLQGQTVVAEVDGQQQVQVQELLLPATLKPEEGLEVWRLWAQRKNVELDKSDSTKLAPIGRRQALRFQEDLVSSAVAELCMGLSMMTTDARGLEGETFESDVLYYVFLCIQKYLFDNGRVDDVFSDQYYTRFAHSLHQILEPWRPSVHPLAALNLIPGYIIPSHVTEEMLWECKQLGAHSPSTLLTTLMFFNTKYFHLKTVDQHLKVAFSKVLRHTRKSPNNPKDKSTSIRYLKSTERFIGQKVTDDMYSEQLEDPDNPLRCPIKLYDFYLFKCPQSAKGRNDTFYLTPEPVVAPNSPIWYSTQPISKEQLEQMLARILVIRDIQEAINMSESMH